One Dermacentor andersoni chromosome 6, qqDerAnde1_hic_scaffold, whole genome shotgun sequence genomic window carries:
- the LOC126521362 gene encoding uncharacterized protein: MPAAAAADFAMDGGISTLAAAGTAAFSFDDLSLDELGTDLDSLFSSDSLQDDDSASTSACHQAVGTDAAMLQLPEFGIFTEPCYPLFCAEPSAAQSVWTATGHDYHQKAADFSPDSGYEDATSATSPSPTPEGCLEVDWCDEFPADGLDDFVVLGVGLKTLMSSLSEGDSFSCNLLSSSSPVLSVPQPPPPPPPPLTRKPNQNWLPQRQRATGSGRKPKSSNVVAGCASAPQQRRPGGRAPPPTPVAANEEEKLFCCSYPGCSKVYSKSSHLKAHLRRHTGEKPFACQWPGCGWRFSRSDELARHKRSHSGIKPYRCQICDKRFSRSDHLAKHLKVHRRDKVNAGPLTAGRSRSSGVARA, translated from the coding sequence ATGCCAGCCGCCGCGGCTGCTGATTTTGCGATGGACGGCGGTATTTCAACGCTAGCCGCTGCCGGCACGGCGGCTTTCTCTTTCGATGACCTGTCCCTGGACGAACTGGGAACCGACCTGGACTCGCTCTTCTCCAGCGACAGCCTACAGGACGACGACAGTGCTTCGACGTCAGCCTGCCACCAGGCCGTCGGCACGGACGCCGCGATGCTGCAGCTGCCGGAGTTCGGCATCTTCACCGAGCCGTGCTACCCGCTGTTCTGCGCCGAGCCGTCGGCCGCCCAGAGCGTGTGGACCGCCACAGGCCACGACTACCACCAGAAGGCGGCGGACTTCAGCCCGGACTCGGGCTACGAGGACGCCACCTCGGCTACGTCTCCTTCGCCGACGCCCGAAGGGTGTCTCGAGGTTGACTGGTGCGACGAGTTCCCCGCCGACGGTTTGGACGACTTCGTCGTCCTCGGCGTCGGTCTCAAGACGCTCATGTCCAGCCTCAGCGAAGGTGACTCGTTCAGCTGCAACCTGCTGTCCTCGTCTAGTCCCGTGTTGTCCGTTCCGCAGCCTCCTCCCCCACCGCCGCCGCCTCTGACGCGAAAGCCTAACCAGAACTGGCTACCGCAGCGGCAACGAGCGACGGGATCCGGACGCAAGCCAAAGTCTTCCAACGTCGTCGCCGGCTGTGCGAgcgcgccgcagcagcggcggccggGCGGTCGCGCTCCGCCGCCGACGCCCGTTGCCGCCAACGAGGAAGAGAAGCTCTTCTGCTGTTCCTACCCGGGCTGCAGCAAGGTGTACTCCAAGAGTTCGCACCTGAAGGCCCACCTGCGGCGGCACACGGGCGAGAAGCCGTTCGCGTGCCAGTGGCCCGGATGCGGCTGGCGCTTCTCGCGCTCCGACGAGCTGGCGCGTCACAAGCGCTCCCACTCGGGCATCAAGCCGTACCGCTGCCAGATCTGCGACAAGCGCTTCTCCCGGTCCGACCACCTCGCCAAGCACCTCAAGGTGCACCGGAGGGACAAGGTGAACGCGGGACCACTGACCGCCGGCCGGTCGCGGTCATCCGGCGTTGCTCGCGCCTGA